One genomic window of Desulfovibrio gilichinskyi includes the following:
- a CDS encoding YggS family pyridoxal phosphate-dependent enzyme, with amino-acid sequence MENREKELLENIAAVNKDIADAVEKAGRKPGSVTLMAVSKLHPASDIEILFRAGQRCFGESYMQESLAKQEELAHLDIDWHYIGGLQSKKAKYVSGRFCAIHSVDSIKLAELLNKKACSLGVVQNILIQVNTAGEEQKSGVAEEQVPALIEQIASLDNLKLTGLMALPPFFGDPEGARPYFARLRMLSEGMEKLFGIKLPELSMGMTGDFRVAIEEGSTMVRVGTRIFGQRSG; translated from the coding sequence ATGGAAAATAGGGAAAAAGAACTTTTAGAAAATATTGCTGCGGTCAACAAAGATATTGCTGACGCGGTTGAAAAGGCAGGAAGAAAGCCCGGATCTGTCACACTTATGGCCGTTTCCAAGCTCCATCCTGCTTCTGACATTGAAATCTTATTTCGGGCTGGTCAGAGATGTTTCGGCGAGTCTTACATGCAGGAATCTCTGGCAAAACAGGAAGAACTGGCTCATTTGGATATAGACTGGCATTACATAGGCGGTCTTCAATCCAAAAAAGCGAAGTATGTTTCTGGAAGGTTTTGCGCTATACATAGTGTTGATTCAATTAAGCTGGCAGAACTTTTGAACAAAAAAGCGTGTTCGCTTGGAGTTGTTCAAAATATTCTTATCCAGGTTAATACTGCCGGAGAAGAGCAGAAAAGCGGTGTTGCTGAAGAACAGGTCCCTGCCTTAATTGAACAGATTGCTTCGCTTGATAATTTGAAACTGACCGGACTCATGGCTCTTCCTCCGTTTTTTGGAGATCCTGAAGGTGCGCGTCCATATTTCGCAAGGTTACGCATGCTTTCCGAAGGCATGGAAAAGTTGTTCGGAATTAAGCTTCCTGAGTTATCAATGGGCATGACCGGGGATTTTAGAGTTGCAATTGAGGAAGGCTCTACAATGGTCAGAGTCGGGACAAGAATTTTTGGACAGAGATCGGGTTAA
- the era gene encoding GTPase Era, which yields MSEFKFGFVALLGPPNAGKSTLMNHYLGQKVAIVSPKPQTTRNRISGILSDDDSQVVFLDTPGVHKLRGKMNRFLLETAWDALANSDVIVVLFDAAFFASKPHLMEQELSPLLKPVNGSGRPVYVAVNKIDKVKDKAMLLPVMQKAQEMWPDAEFFPISARKGDGADVLLEKIKAALPEGAPMFPEDQISTVPMRFMAAEVIREKLFMSLQQELPYSTAVEIEFWNEDPEKNLVNIGAIIYTTKNNHKGMIIGKGGQNLKQIGIKARTEIEEMLEQKVMLELWVKVREGWTEDVGFLRSIGLGE from the coding sequence ATGTCAGAATTCAAATTTGGGTTTGTAGCCCTTTTAGGTCCGCCGAATGCAGGCAAAAGTACTCTTATGAACCATTATCTGGGGCAGAAGGTGGCGATCGTCTCTCCAAAGCCTCAGACAACCCGTAACCGTATCAGCGGTATTTTAAGCGATGATGATTCGCAGGTTGTATTTTTGGATACCCCCGGTGTTCATAAATTGCGCGGCAAGATGAATCGCTTTCTGCTTGAGACCGCCTGGGATGCTCTTGCAAATTCAGATGTAATTGTCGTTTTGTTTGATGCAGCTTTTTTTGCATCGAAACCTCATCTCATGGAACAGGAGCTTTCTCCTCTGCTCAAACCTGTTAACGGCTCTGGTCGTCCTGTTTACGTTGCCGTAAATAAAATCGACAAAGTTAAAGATAAAGCTATGCTTTTGCCGGTCATGCAAAAGGCGCAGGAAATGTGGCCGGATGCTGAATTTTTCCCTATTTCCGCGCGCAAGGGTGACGGGGCGGATGTTCTGCTTGAAAAGATTAAAGCCGCACTTCCTGAAGGCGCACCCATGTTTCCTGAAGATCAGATCTCAACTGTTCCGATGCGCTTTATGGCTGCCGAAGTTATTCGTGAAAAGCTTTTCATGAGTCTTCAGCAGGAGCTGCCTTATTCTACTGCTGTTGAAATTGAGTTCTGGAATGAGGATCCTGAGAAGAATCTGGTTAATATCGGAGCCATTATCTACACGACCAAGAATAACCATAAGGGAATGATCATCGGTAAAGGCGGTCAAAACCTTAAGCAGATCGGCATCAAAGCCCGTACTGAAATAGAAGAAATGCTTGAACAGAAGGTTATGCTTGAACTTTGGGTAAAGGTCAGAGAAGGCTGGACCGAAGATGTCGGATTCCTCAGATCAATCGGTCTTGGAGAATAG
- the topA gene encoding type I DNA topoisomerase: MSKDLIIVESPAKVKTISKFLGKNYQVAASVGHVRDLPKNKLGVDEGGDFTPQYQIIPGKEDVVNKLKKAAATADHVYLAPDPDREGEAIGWHVAAILKDVNQNISRIQFNEITARAVKEALEHPLPLNEQLFDSQQARRILDRLVGYKISPILWKKVKRGISAGRVQSVALKIVVEREKERRLFIPEEYWLFKAELEGNNPPPFSADLWKIKGKKAEIGSADEAEALEKSIKDVPFKITDLTEKERKRDPLPPFITSTLQQEANRRLGYSAKRTMTLAQRLYEGVELGDKGTTALITYMRTDSVRIADEARDAAKKLILEKFGKEFYPPKARVFKSKGSAQDAHEAVRPVDATILPEDVKAFLPPDQYKVYKLIWDRFIASQMAQARFWDTVVTVESGDTLWRSKGERLLFPGFMRVTGKTGDEKLIELPKLEIGEDLKVNKIDKEQKFTQPPARYSEASLVRELEEKGIGRPSTYAAIISTIQDREYVIIEDKKFVPTELGFVVSDQLSEHFKELMDVGFTAAMEKQLDDVAEGKVQWTSLMKNFADGFYPTLEAAQKDMKRGGEDTGIVCDKCGSSMVIKFGKTGEFLGCSNYPDCKSIVNFARDEKGKIMILEDQPAEDTGVTCEKCGLPMAIKRSSRGEFLGCTGYPDCRNIKNFARDDEGVIKVVETEESQVVGTCPECKGDLIIKRARTGSRFIACSNYPDCKFAKPFSTGVKCPKEGCEGELVEKSSRRGKIFFSCDHYPDCDYAVWYPPVDGPCPKCGHPVLVKKTTKAKGTHIACPEKGCGYTQEEE; encoded by the coding sequence ATGAGTAAAGATCTTATTATCGTCGAGTCCCCAGCAAAGGTAAAAACCATCAGCAAGTTTCTTGGTAAAAATTATCAAGTGGCCGCATCAGTCGGTCACGTTCGAGATTTGCCGAAAAACAAGCTTGGTGTTGATGAGGGTGGTGATTTTACACCCCAGTATCAGATCATCCCCGGTAAAGAGGATGTAGTTAATAAACTGAAGAAAGCGGCAGCCACAGCTGACCACGTCTATCTGGCACCTGACCCCGACCGCGAGGGAGAGGCTATCGGATGGCATGTTGCGGCCATTCTTAAGGACGTAAATCAAAACATAAGCCGTATTCAGTTTAACGAAATTACAGCCCGCGCCGTTAAAGAAGCTCTTGAGCACCCGCTTCCGCTCAATGAGCAGCTCTTTGATTCTCAGCAGGCCCGCCGGATTCTTGACCGCCTTGTGGGTTATAAAATTTCTCCTATTTTATGGAAAAAAGTTAAGCGCGGTATCTCTGCCGGAAGGGTACAGTCCGTTGCGCTTAAGATTGTAGTAGAGCGCGAAAAAGAAAGACGTCTCTTTATACCTGAAGAATACTGGCTCTTTAAAGCTGAACTGGAAGGGAATAATCCTCCTCCGTTCAGCGCAGATCTTTGGAAGATAAAAGGTAAAAAGGCTGAAATAGGTTCTGCCGATGAAGCCGAAGCTCTTGAAAAATCTATTAAAGATGTTCCTTTCAAGATTACCGATCTTACTGAAAAAGAGCGCAAGCGTGATCCGCTTCCTCCGTTTATTACTTCCACCCTTCAGCAGGAAGCAAACCGCAGACTCGGATATTCCGCCAAGCGGACAATGACTCTTGCCCAAAGACTTTATGAAGGGGTTGAATTAGGCGATAAAGGAACAACCGCACTTATTACTTATATGCGTACTGACTCCGTCAGAATCGCCGATGAAGCCCGTGATGCGGCAAAAAAACTCATTCTTGAGAAATTCGGGAAGGAATTTTATCCTCCCAAAGCCAGAGTATTTAAGTCAAAGGGCAGTGCGCAGGATGCTCATGAAGCTGTCAGACCGGTTGATGCTACTATTCTGCCTGAAGACGTAAAAGCTTTTCTGCCGCCTGATCAGTATAAAGTTTATAAACTTATCTGGGATAGATTCATTGCTTCCCAGATGGCGCAGGCCCGTTTCTGGGATACGGTTGTGACCGTTGAATCCGGAGACACTCTCTGGCGTTCGAAAGGTGAGAGACTGCTCTTCCCCGGTTTCATGCGGGTAACAGGTAAAACCGGTGATGAAAAACTTATTGAGCTTCCAAAACTGGAAATCGGTGAGGATCTTAAGGTCAATAAGATAGACAAAGAACAGAAATTTACTCAGCCGCCGGCCCGTTACTCCGAAGCTTCGCTCGTGCGTGAGCTTGAAGAAAAAGGAATCGGCCGTCCTTCCACTTACGCTGCAATTATTTCTACAATTCAGGATCGCGAATACGTAATCATTGAAGATAAGAAGTTTGTTCCGACCGAGCTTGGCTTTGTTGTCAGTGATCAGCTTAGTGAACATTTCAAGGAACTTATGGATGTCGGTTTTACCGCAGCCATGGAAAAACAGCTTGATGATGTAGCTGAAGGGAAGGTCCAGTGGACTTCCTTAATGAAAAATTTTGCTGACGGATTTTACCCAACCCTTGAGGCTGCGCAGAAAGATATGAAGCGCGGCGGAGAAGATACCGGCATTGTATGTGATAAATGCGGGTCTTCCATGGTTATCAAGTTCGGGAAGACCGGAGAATTTTTAGGCTGTTCAAATTATCCAGACTGTAAAAGTATTGTTAATTTTGCCCGTGACGAAAAAGGCAAGATTATGATCCTTGAAGATCAGCCTGCCGAAGACACAGGGGTTACTTGCGAAAAATGCGGTTTGCCGATGGCGATCAAGCGTTCCAGCAGAGGTGAATTCCTCGGTTGTACCGGTTACCCTGACTGTCGCAATATTAAGAACTTTGCGCGGGATGACGAAGGTGTAATCAAGGTTGTTGAAACAGAAGAGTCGCAGGTTGTAGGCACATGCCCTGAATGTAAGGGTGATCTGATTATTAAGAGAGCCAGAACAGGAAGCCGCTTTATTGCCTGCAGTAATTATCCTGATTGTAAGTTTGCAAAACCATTCTCTACAGGGGTTAAATGCCCGAAAGAAGGGTGCGAGGGTGAACTTGTTGAAAAGAGTTCCCGCCGCGGTAAGATCTTTTTCTCCTGCGATCACTATCCTGATTGCGATTATGCTGTCTGGTACCCGCCTGTTGACGGCCCCTGTCCTAAGTGCGGACACCCTGTTCTTGTTAAAAAGACCACTAAAGCAAAAGGAACACACATTGCCTGCCCTGAAAAAGGATGCGGTTATACTCAAGAAGAAGAGTAG
- a CDS encoding motility protein A, whose translation MDLGTVIGIVLSFGLVLAAILVGSPLAIFISVPSVLIVIGGTIGASLVNYPAGHIVGVIGIIKKTFFSSLESPSDIIAKFMDFANRARREGILSLEPALKSIEDDFLRKGLQLTVDGLEPQVIQDILETEIQYLENRHETGAEILKVFADFAPAMGMIGTVIGLVQMLQTMSDPSSIGPAMAVALLTTLYGAILANLVFTPMSGKLKIRSKEEVLLREMVMEGIISISKGENPKIIEEKLNSFLPPKIRRVVD comes from the coding sequence ATGGATCTGGGTACCGTAATAGGAATAGTTCTTTCATTCGGGCTGGTACTTGCGGCTATTCTAGTCGGAAGTCCTTTGGCTATTTTTATTTCTGTTCCTTCTGTACTTATTGTTATCGGGGGGACAATCGGAGCTTCGCTTGTTAATTATCCGGCAGGGCACATTGTCGGTGTTATCGGAATTATTAAGAAAACATTTTTTTCAAGCCTCGAATCTCCTTCTGATATCATTGCTAAATTTATGGATTTTGCCAATCGCGCCCGTCGTGAAGGAATCCTTTCCCTCGAACCCGCACTTAAAAGTATTGAAGATGATTTTTTACGCAAAGGGCTGCAACTGACTGTTGACGGGCTTGAACCTCAGGTCATTCAGGATATTCTTGAAACTGAAATTCAGTATCTTGAAAACAGACACGAAACAGGGGCAGAAATCTTGAAGGTTTTTGCTGACTTTGCTCCGGCAATGGGAATGATCGGAACTGTTATCGGTCTGGTGCAGATGCTCCAAACTATGAGTGACCCCAGTTCCATCGGCCCTGCAATGGCCGTAGCTCTGCTCACCACGCTCTACGGAGCGATTCTGGCAAACCTTGTGTTTACTCCTATGTCCGGTAAGCTTAAAATCCGTAGTAAAGAGGAAGTTCTCTTGCGTGAAATGGTCATGGAAGGGATTATTTCAATTTCTAAAGGAGAAAATCCTAAAATAATTGAAGAAAAGCTCAACAGTTTTCTTCCTCCTAAAATTCGCAGAGTTGTAGATTAG